The window ctcagagactgagcccatgcagctgggaggtattcgcatctcgactaaggagagggaacggaggatcaccaaccgcctttgcctctattgcggttctgctggacattttgtcaattcatgtccagtaaaagccagagctcatcagtaagcggagggctactggtgagcgctactactcaggtctctccatcaagatcctgtactaccatgtcggtccatctacgctggaccggttcggctgcttcatgcagtgccttgatagactctggggctgagggttgttttatggacgaagcatgggctcggaaacttgacattcctctcagacagttagggaagcccacgcccatgttcgccttagatggtagtcttctccccagtatcagatatgagacactacctttaaccctcacagtatctggtaaccacagtgagaccatttcctttttgatttttcgttcaccttttacacctgttgttttgggtcatccctggcttgtatgtcataatccttctattaattggtctagtaattctatcctatcctggaacgtttcttgtcatgtgaagtgtttaatgtctgctatccctcctgtttcttctgtcccctcttctcaggaggaacctggtgacttgacaggagtgccggaggaatatcatgatctgcgcacggtcttcagtcggtccagagccaactcccttcctcctcaccggtcgtatgattgtagtattgatctccttccggggaccactccccctcggggtagactatactctctgtcggctcccgaacgtaaggctctcgaggattatttgtctgtttctcttgacgccggcaccgtagtgccttcttcctctcctgccagagcggggtttttttttgttaagaagaaggacggtactctgcgcccctgcgtggattatcgagggctgaatgacataacggttaagaatcgttatccgcttccccttatgtcatcagccttcgagattctgcagggagccaggttctttactaagttggaccttcgtaatgcttaccatctcgtgcgcatcagagagggggacgagtggaaaacggcgtttaacactccgttagggcattttgagtaccgggttctgccgtttggtctcgctaatgctccagctgtttttcaggcattagttaatgatgtactgagagacatgctgaacatctttgtttttgtctaccttgacgatatcctgattttttcaccgtcactcgagattcatgttcagcacgttcgacgtgtactccaacgccttttagagaattgtctctacgtgaaggctgagaagtgcgcctttcatgtctcccctgtggtccttctgtagctcagttggtagagcatggcgcttgtaacgccagggtagtgggttcgatccccgggaccacccatacgtagaatgtatgcacacatgactgtaagtcgctttggataaaagcgtctgctaaatggcatatcttATCTtatcctctgtcacatttctcggttctgttatttccgctgaaggcaatcagatggattccgctaaggtccaagctgtcagtgattggcccgttccaaggtcacgtgtcgagttgcagcgctttctaggtttcgctaatttctatcggcgtttcattcgtaatttcggtcaagttgctgcccctctcacagctcttacttctgtcaagacgtgctttaagtggtccggttccgcccagggagcttttgatctcctcaagaagcgttttacgtccgctcctatcctcgttactcctgatgtcactaaacaattcattgtcgaggttgacgcttcagaggtgggcgtgggagccattctatcccagcgcttccagtctgacgataaagtccatccttgcgcttatttttctcatcacctgtcgccatcggaacgcaactatgatgtgggtaaccgcgaactgctcgccatccgcttagccctaggcgaatggcgacagtggttggagggggcgaccgttccttttgtcgtttggactgaccataagaaccttgagtacatccgttctgccaaacgacttaatgcacgtcaagctcgttgggcgttgtttttcgctcgtttcgagtttgtgatttcttatcgcccgggtaataagaacaccaagcctgatgccttatcccgtctctttagttcttctgtggcttctaccgatcccgaggggattcttccttatgggcgtgttgtcgggttgactgtctggggaattgagagacaggttaagcaagcactcactcacactgcatcGCCGCgcacttgtcctagtaaccttcttttcgttcctgtttctactcgtttggctgttcttcagtgggctcactctgccaagttagctggccatcccggcgttcgaggtacacttgcttctattcgccagcggttttggtggcctactcaggagcgtgacacgcgccgtttcgtggctgcttgttcggactgcgcgcagactaagtcaggtaactctcctcctgccggtcgtctcagaccgcttcccattccttctcaaccatggtctcacatcgccttagacttcattaccggtctgccttcgtctgtggggaagactgtgattcttacggttgtcgataggttctctaaggcggcacatttcattcccctcgctaagcttccttccgctaaggagacggcacaaatcatcattgagaatgtgttcagaattcatggccttccgttagacgccgtttcagacagaggtccgcaattcacgtcacagttttggagggagttctgtcgtttgattggtgcttccgtcagtctctcttccggttttcatccccagtctaacggtcaagcagaaagggccaatcagacgattggtcgcatattacgcagcctttcttttagaaaccctgcgtcttgggcagaacagctcccctgggcagaatacgctcacaactcgcttccttcgtctgctaccgggctatctccgtttcagagtagtctgggttaccagcctcctctgttctcgtcccagctcgccgagtccagcgttccctccgctcaggcgtttgtccaacgttgtgagtgcacctggaggagggtgaggtctgcactttgccgttacagggcgcagactgtgagagccgccaataaacgtaggattaagagtcctaggtattgtcgcggccagagagtgtggctttccactcgtaaccttccccttacgacagcttctcgtaagttgactccgcggttcattggtccgttccgtgtctcccaggtcgtcaatcctgtcgctgtgcgactgcttcttccgcgacatcttcgtcgcgtccatcctgtcttccatgtctcctgtgtcaagccctttcttcgcgcccccgttcgtcttccccccccgtccttgtcgagggcgcacctatttacaaggtacgtaggatcatggacatgcgttctcggggacgtggtcaccagtacttagtggattgggagggttacggtcctgaggagaggagttgggttccatctcgggacgtgctggaccgttcgctgattgatgatttcctccgttgccgccaggattcctcctcgagtgcgccaggaggcgctcggtgagtgggggggtactgtcatgttttgtcatatattgtcttgtccttgtgctttcccttctgttcgtttccccctgctggtcttattaggttcgttccctttttctatccctctctctccccctccctcttctctctatcgttccgttcctgctcccagctgttcctcattctcctaactcactcatttagtcttttcacacctgtcccctacccttgttttccgcttctgtccttgtcggatccttgtatgatgttcgctgtgctgtgtccttgtctcgccctgccgtgtcttgtctccttcagatgctgcgtgtgagcaggtgtcttagtctgctacggtcggtgccttcccgaagcaacctgcagtcaatggtcgagtctccagtctgtcctcgttactacgagtggatttaagttttttcctgttttgttttcttcttgatttttccaggattattacttttgccatatactggaataaagactctgttttcgctaagtcgcttttgggtcctcattcacctgcataacagaaacttcccaaatacaggtgtaccaagctagTAGTGCCATAGCCAAGAAGacttaaggctgtaatcgctgccaaaggtgcttcaacaatgtactgagtaaagggtctgaatacttacgtaaatgtgatatttcagtttttgattttcAATCAATtagcaacaatttctaaagaatactgttttgctttgtcattatgggatatcaattttagaatacagCTATAAGGTTACAAAATGTGtattaagtcaaggggtctgaatactttcccaatgcactgtatagtATGTGGTCGTAATTCTGCTAAAACTGCACTAGATGGCAACGTCTCAACTGTTTTAGGATCGTGCTTAAAAGAGCCTTGCACGTCACTTAACGTCACACATGTTCTTCCGCTCTTAGTCCtcatttgaattgaatttaaaAGTGACAGTATCGAATTTATTGTATTGGAATATTTGTTATGTTTATTGATAAAGTAAATTATGTATGTGGTAACATAAAGGGCCTGTGTCCCTCAGAGTAAAAGTCCTATCCTGTATCAGAGCAGCACATGTTGGTGGAGACATTTTTATTGTTTAGCATGAGTTTTGGTTATTTAGATACCCAAAAGCATAGTTTCCAGTTGAAGATGGGAAAAATACTATAATGAAATGTGGGCATTAGGCACTGTGCACACTCGCTCACTTTGTGATTGACAAACagccagacagagaaagaggaggggggtgggggtgagtAAGAGAGATAATTCTCTCACTCAGACTAGACCATTGCATTGAATGTCTTGGAAGTACTCAGATTGATGAGATGATCACTCAATTTTTACACGTGTTGGAAACTATGAGAAGAAAGAGGCCACGATGAAAAAATCCAATACCCCAAATCCAGTATCAGAAGAGGAATAATGTCAATACCAAACGGGACTGGAGAAACGGGCGCAAAGGACTACACCTATGTACGGGTTTGTGCGTCTACCGTCTCCTTCATAATATTGGCGTTCTTCAACATCGTCATTAACTGGACTATAGTGCGCGAGGAGCGACTTCGGGGCCATGCGCGCTTTGTGTTAGTTTTTCACCTGTTGATGTCAGCTCTGGTGTACTTTGGGATGTGCTCTGTTTTCTACCTCCAGATTTACCTCGGCGCCAGGCTGGTGGCATCCATCTGTGTGGCCATGGTAACTGTCCTAATCACCAGCGCGTCCAATATACTCCTGACTCTCACTGCTATGGCGCTGGACCGTTATTTTGCTGTCTGTCACCCTATGAAGTACAGTTCTGTCTGGCATTGGCCCTGGTTAGTTGGACTACTGACGTGGGGGCTCGCGCTGGTTATTCCCCTCACTCTGCTCCCCAAGACGGAGCTGGACGCAACTGGTCCAAATGGGGAATGTGGACGGGAACAGCTGAAGAAAGGTGAACTGAAAAAAATCTTGCTGATATCTGTGTGTACGATATTGATTCTGTACAGTTATGTAAGGATACTGTTTGAGGGGCGAAGGTTGGGGGTGATAAATCGACGCAATAGTGTCGGATGCAAGACCATCGCCCTGCACTTTACTCAACTCGCCGTGTACATCCTCCCCAACTTTGTGCTAATAGTTATCCAGAAACAAGAACACCTTCAGTCGGGGACCAAAGAACTGTCAGCGGTGGTGAGCTTTGCCTTCTTTAGTTTGGCGCAGTGCATAGCACCAATCGTCTACGGTTTGCGTAAAGAGGAACTCTTGGAGCAGGTGCATCTCCGGTTCCCTTGTTGTTCCCGCCACCTGAAAAGCGTTCTCGAGTGGACCGTGCGTGCCACGACGCCTCGTCTGCATCCACAGCCACGGTATGTGTTAAAATATTTGTGGTTAAGATAAATGCCAAAATGTGTTACTCATTTTATGCACACTCATTTGTCGAGCCCAGTGGCTTGGAGAATGATGAATGGATGAATACTGAAAGACATGACTAAATACTCACTTGTGTAGACCAACCAGAAACAGTACTGATTATTTTAAAAAACGTATTATTTTATACTGTATATTCTCTGACAAAGTTAAGAAAGTTGATAGCTATCATTTGCTGTGTTTCCTGCTTCCcctttttttacttcagttttgGAAAATGTGGGATGTGAGACTACAGACAAAGCTATTCTTACCGTAGTTGAAAAAAATGAAACAATAATGTCTCTGACAAACATCACATGGCTTCGGAGACATCTTGTTTTACGCAGATGCATGTTTGGCTTATTTTCCACAGGGAAAGAACATTGACATCCCAGACACTCATCTCACTGGAGCCTCCACAGACACCAGTATGAGGGAAGAGGGAGCCCTCACTACTAACTCAACTACCCCTGTAACAGACCCATCAGTATGTCTCCAGTGCTCCATAGGCTGGGCTAAATACGTTTTGTACCAGACTGATACTGCCACCCAAATGCCATGGAGACGCTGGTGGAATGGAGGGTGTAGCAACTAGACATCACAACACATTTGGAAGCATATTGTATATCCATACAGTGTGGATTCACCCTCTTTTGCTGATTCATTCATACAGTACTTGAATATCCAGCATCTGCACAAAGCTGTGAAAGTGCTTCTGTTCTACCCAGGATGTAGTGACTTTATAGGAATGGGTATCACTATGAACATACCGGCCCCAGACCTGTATTATGTTAACTGTACTGTGTCAGAGAAGAGTCCAATGAGGTTTTGACTAATTGGACTGAAAATATACCGTACAAAACAGTGGCACAGCCAGATATATGGGTGGGCcaaaaatatacactaccgttcaaaagtttggggtcacttagaaatgtccttgcttttgaaagaaaagcaaaacaaatggtccattaaaataacccgcaaaacaccagtctcgacGTCAACAGCGAAgtggtgactccgggatgctggcctaggcagagttgcaaagaaaaagccatatctcagactggccaataagaagaaaagattaagatgggcaaaagaacacagacactgaactctgcccagaaggccagcatcccggagtcgcctcttcactgttgacgttgagactggtgttttgtggttactatttaatgaagctgccagttgaggacttgtgaggcgtctgtttctcaaactagacactctaatgtgcttgtcctcttgctcagttgtgcaccggggcctcccactcctctttctattcttgtTAGAGACAGTttacactgttctgtgaaggaagtagtacacagtgttgtgtagctagctaacacaacatagttagctaacacaatgtgccattggaacacaggagtgatggttgctgataatgggcctctgtactcctatgtagatattccataacaaatcacccatttccagctacaatagtcatttacaacattaacaatgtctacactttatttctgatgaatttgatgttattttaacggacaaaaaatctgcttttctttcaaatacaaggacatttctaagtgaccccaaacttttgaacggtagtgtatatatcttTCCAACAATAGAGGAAAATGTATAGTTTTATAGCTCATTTCAttctattctacacattttgccttgAGGCTTAGAGAAATTTTATAGCTAATTGAAGCAACAAGCTAATTGAAGCAACAACGAAAAAAATGGGTGTGTTGATTGTGATAAAGGCACTGGACTATGAGCTGTCTGGTGTGCTAAATGAACAAATGAAATAAACCGTGACatggtgtatatatagccatagaagcacagtgaCATTATGCCTCAATGCAGTCATATTCGTGGCTTATTGGGGGTGTGGCTTGCAGTTAGTTATTTTTGGCAACCCACCCCGTGAGTGAATGTCATTCCAGTGAATCTGTTTTTATATTTCATCAAATCTGACTAAACCAGTGTTTGCTATGAATTTTATCTTATGGTGTTTGCAAGTTTAGGTAAAAAGACAAATAATGTCCCGTTTGGAAACCAGACAAGTAAAGAGCATTTTTGCTCAATCTCATTGGGTGGGTGTGGCTCCCCTGCGCCTACTCCGCTAGTACAAATCCCCCAGAAGACACCAGAATTGACTGCATGAGCATTGTGCAATTTAGCCTACTATGCAAAAGTTGATTCCTTTCATGATAATTGAAGCAGCAATGACTTTTTTGTGAGATAAAGTCAAGACAATACATACTACTTGAAATGAAAAGACTCCAATTAATTCAAGCAGAAGCCAGATTGAACATTATTGCCCACCCCCACCATATGGACCCGTGACAGATTTTCAGTAATACAAGAGTTAATACTGTGAACAGCATGTGATCTGGAACAGTAGCAGCTCTGTGGTTGAGCTCGCGTCACTTCAGTTTGTCAGACTTGGCACTCACTGTACACTCAGACAAGGGGAAATTCTCAACGGCAAACCGCAAGAGTTCCTCTTAACTGGCGCAGCAGATAGCCTACATGCAAAAACACAACCAAACTATGATTCGTAGTGCACATTCACAGAGGATGAAGCAGGGGACAATGTTTGACATTGACACATTATCAGTCTTCACACACCACAACTCATTCCTGTAATTGCCTGGTTAGGTTCGGTAAACGAGGATGTTGATGAGGTGAAACTAAGATTAAGGTTCAGATGAGTGGACTGGAGGGGTTTACCTGCTCAGACCCACATTACACAAGGTTTTAATCCTGGACTATAAAGTGCTTTTAATGAAGACTTGTCtcaacatgtttttttgtttaggtTATGTGTTAGTTTGAGAGAAAGGCCAAGTACACTAACAGAAGTATACTGTTATGAATACTTTGGGTACCACCAGGTGGCATAAGGTATAGATGTTCTGTACTCTGTTCTGGGCAGCCTTCTCCAATTCGTTCCACCCCATGCTGGATCTTTTGTTGTCTTCTTCTAGCTCTCGCCTCCAGGTGTTTCATGGCCGCCCTCTTTTCCGTTTCACATGTGGGGAAACGTATAATAAATAACAAAGGGTAACATTTATCAAACAAACAACTTTTAAAAGGGCAGTTCAAGTGACTATACTTCAGTTAGACATTGTATTTATTTTGTCAACACATCACAATATCTCCTCCTAAGCCCCCTGGTGCAGTGCACTGGCCAAGCGTAGAGAAAATAAGCAGGACAGCTCGATTTGCAGAAATGTTCCAATGCTACATTCtggtgcagacagacaggagacagagattTCCTTCCAAACCTTGAACATTACAGAGGCGTCTACCATCATGCGACTGCTATGAGAACAGGCACTggccaaatgtgtgtgtgtgtgtggtttcaaaAAGATCTGACAATTCTCCAATGAGTCAGTTTAAACTATTATCTTCACTTAATATGTATGTAGTACGCACCTGATAACAATACTAAATATTGTTGTTCCTTGCAatcaaaatatttcaaaacagtATTGAAATGGGCACTTGTAAGGCTAGCAGACATTCTGGGGGTAGAACGGGGCAAGTAAGGGCCATGTAAGAATCCTGCAAGGGCATCAGAAACTATGTAGCAAAATGTCCATAATATCTTGATGCAGAAGACAACTAGGAAAGCTGCAGTTACTGTCAATATTACTCggcaacgtgcaatcattggacaatacaCTCGACGAGGtatgatcacgaatatcctaccgaCGGGACATCGACAACTGTAATATCCTTCACGGAATcctggctgaatgacgacatggatattcacagctagcgggatacacgctgcacaggcaggaggtgggggggggggggggggtctgtccatatttgtaaacaacagctggtgcaccaAATCTacggaagtctctagattttgctcgcctgaagtagagtatattttgataaactgcaggccacactacttgtctagagagttctcagctatacctttcgtggctgtttatttaccaccacagacagatgctggcacgaagaccgcactcagtcagctgtataaggaaataagcaaacaggaaaccactcatccagaggcggcgctcctagtggtcggagactttaatgcaggggacctgatcaccaacaacgacgagacagccaatagggaggaggtcagagacctggccgggtggtgccagaataacaacctatccctcaacgtaaccaagactaaggagatgattgtggactacaggaaaaggagcaccgagcacgtccccgttctcatcgacggggctgtagtggagcaggttgggagcttcaaattccttggtgtccacatcaacaacaaactggattggtccaaacacaccaagacagtggtgaagagggcacgacaaagcctattccccctcaggaaactaaaatgatttggcatgggtcctgagatcctcaaaaggttctacagctgcaacatcgagagcatcctgaccggttgcatcactgcctggtacggcaattgctcggcctccgaccgcaaggcacttcagggggtagtgcgtacggcccagtacatcactggggcaaagctgcctgccatccaggacctctacaccaggcggtgtcagaggaataatatataataataatatatgccatttagcagacgcttttatccaaagcgacttacagtcatgtgtgcatacattctacgtatgggtggtcccggggatcgaacccactaccctggcgttacaagcgccatgctctaccaactgagctacagaaggccctaaatcagaggggttgggttaaaccgAAGTCCACCAAACACGCACAGTGTGATGGCGAACGTGTgaggtacagagacagagattgcgtgtgtgtgtagcagtgtacTAATTTATACCGAGACGGGACGACCACCATGGCGTACAGGTCAATGGCACTGGCAGCAAGTTTCTTCAGCACAAACTGCGCATCTGTACCAACGACAAACAAACAGAGTCATACAATCAAACACCCTTCTGATTGACACAATCACACAACAACCATGTTCACCACTGCAGTGGCTTACATACCACAGTATCACCATCCAAGCCACTGTCCTAGCAGCACCTATCCAGTCACGTGGACAGCGATCTTAGTCACTCAACTAGGATCCTCTTGCCGTGTTTGAGGAGCGGCACTTCAACAAGGGCTCCCACCTGCTCTCTGGCTCGAACCGTCCACAGAACACAAAAATATCAACAGCAAACTGAGGAACACGTACAGTCAGGCACCAACACACTAATATAATCACCAGTTCTCCACTATGGGTTCCCTGTAGTGTCAGCCCTGTGCCCCAATCTGCCTtcagacacatagagacagggagagagaaggatggaggaacAATGCATgatgtttgtagtgtgtgtgtgtgtgtgtgtgtgtgtgtgtgtgtgtgtgtgtgtgtgtgtgtgtgtgtgtgtgtgtgtgtgtgtgtgtgtgtgtgtgtgtgtgtgtgtgtgtgtgtgtgtgtgtgtgtgtgtgtgtgtgtgtgtgtgtgtgtgtgtgtgtgtgtgtgtgtgtgagaccaacCTCTTGGCCTGCTTGGTGAGTTCTCCAGCCAGAGTCTTCTGTAGGTGTTTTAGCTGGTTATCACCATtctttacacacacaaacacacacaattcgTGTTCAATTTGTATAGCTAGATTCACATCTTAAGAGTAATGCTATAATGGTATGTACACAGAGTTCAAGTCAGAAAGGAAGAGAACAGCAAATAATATCAACGCAGGTTATTGCACCTGATACAGTCCATACAGCTCACAGTACAGTAGGGGACTTTACATTCGGACAAATGTGTTTTATTAAATCTTTGTTTCCTGGTATTCTACTTAGTAACCTTTGACTCTCTGTTAGCCGGAAACTGTTGAGAGCCATGAATTGCTCGAGGATGCCACTAGTTCCCTTGAAGATCCGGAAGATTCTGTGctcaagcaaacacacacacacacacacttgcacacacacacaaaacaacaaaacatgtcaACATTTCAAGTTGAGAAGGAGGTTGAATCTAAGCTAAGCTACTACTAATATTCTTACTGCGTGCAGCTCAATTTAACAACCTAGACATCTTTATTTCTTTTCGGAACTATCCCATGAACAGTGAACGGTTTGGCCAGTTGGATGTCGAACCAACAATATGATGCAACAGAGCCTCCGCTTGCAGAGAGTATGTTTTTGTCACAGTGAGCTGAGAGGAAGCAGAAGAGGAACTATCGATGTGGTACATACTGTAGTGTCTATTGGCTTCGTGTTCACACTGGCCAGATGTACGATGTTATTAGAAACTGTTTACCAGCATAATTAGAGCAGAAAAAAAGACATGTTTAgtcatatggtctgatataccacggctgtcagccaatcagcattcagggtcgaaccacccagttttatATTCTACTAATACTAAACTGAGCTGCTGTATTCCTGATTAGTGGTCAACTGTACAGTGCAATACAATAACCGGAGCAGTTGTCACAAGCTCCGGTAAAAGGGAGCTACTTGGCTTGCAGGCTTTTGTTTCCAGTCCATCAATAATACACTTTATCGATTAGGCTTAGTTGAAGATTGTGtattagtgctgggctggaacaaaagcctgcacacccagggGCTTTTCTGGACCAGGGATGGTGAGCAGATTAATGATctgttatttattacatttttatttaaccaggttagcaattgagaacacattctcactTACAATAACAACCTGATCAAGATAGAGCAAACTTCTTGCTTGGTATAATTTGGGTTGTACCTTTTATTCTATGAGCTGGGGCCAAGAGGTTTTAAATACATACCTTTACAAACAGTCTGTGACCTACATTTTAGCACAGCAAGGCTCGTCTCTTGCTGCTGTATCATCTTCATCGTTTATGAAGGCATTGGTTAACATTAGGATAcggtttgtatttatttaactaggcaagtaaattAATAACaagttattatttacaatgatggcctacactggccaaacccagaccacgctgggccaattgcatgctgccctatgggactgccaatcatggcgggttgtgatacagcttggattcgaaccagagtgtctgtagtgatgcctcaagcactgagatgcagtgcctttataccgctgcgccactcgtttatgttactgtaggctacatttacaaaataacaataataatacgaaaataataataaatatatatatatatatatatatatatatatatatatatatatatatatatatatatatatatatatattaaaaataaacaaattataaaaataaaaatctaaaCTTCAATTTATTTCATTTGTGGAGTGCCTTTATTA of the Oncorhynchus gorbuscha isolate QuinsamMale2020 ecotype Even-year linkage group LG25, OgorEven_v1.0, whole genome shotgun sequence genome contains:
- the LOC124014362 gene encoding odorant receptor 131-2-like; protein product: MSIPNGTGETGAKDYTYVRVCASTVSFIILAFFNIVINWTIVREERLRGHARFVLVFHLLMSALVYFGMCSVFYLQIYLGARLVASICVAMVTVLITSASNILLTLTAMALDRYFAVCHPMKYSSVWHWPWLVGLLTWGLALVIPLTLLPKTELDATGPNGECGREQLKKGELKKILLISVCTILILYSYVRILFEGRRLGVINRRNSVGCKTIALHFTQLAVYILPNFVLIVIQKQEHLQSGTKELSAVVSFAFFSLAQCIAPIVYGLRKEELLEQVHLRFPCCSRHLKSVLEWTVRATTPRLHPQPRERTLTSQTLISLEPPQTPV